A single Xiphias gladius isolate SHS-SW01 ecotype Sanya breed wild chromosome 22, ASM1685928v1, whole genome shotgun sequence DNA region contains:
- the kel gene encoding kell blood group glycoprotein isoform X2 → MLKMLQLSIQPSPQPELERGLQPPLPTQDPSETHQQTQLQPEIQPSESNPEQQQQAKPLWIKHRKLLLLFWGFSLCAAFLGLIYYMHQNRQNRSNNQTVTVTPCLSPACQWASARLSMSADQFREPCEYFLFTCGSDRLSPDRGGGQRGQGIPGHPQNQNGKFVWPERRGQSKEREDRGLREGKILDRKTVLLQYLRKILESNDSASSSAVQKAKGFYHSCLDTRSIDNAGEEPFLTLIQKLGGWAVSGRWNQTDFNSTLSLLMRDYATFPFFNLYVGKDPKEIARGTTKRYIQIDQPDLLIPIEWNNKTQKSQAKAQTLRPFLATCQRYLALLGAPDSSSMIHVGMFMSLSSELAVTAAPLQYRLSKGQLYQRMTIKELQIQAPAIDWLGCLQAAFHPLRLIEDDHVLLHNLPYMVQMSPIIGKWLNKHELSTSGPLQTYMVLNLLHTLMPALDSRFSETAKNLSVALGNTEGVAPRWKHCVLETERGFDSVLTHLLSERTAHREAKEIVQNIFSSFKSKLHELKWTDQKSLQSVMKKVQSLIPRLWTTSEISSEAELDLLFSEVSVSTHSFFSNYVQLLSLWQKKRRKLLTEQIEAFDILSVTPLLLGNELLFPMGMFVPPLFHPNYPRAMNYGAMGFLIAKDILHLLLPDIYSQSETVHAVGGCVWAHYLTMTEKASRGGAFSLSAAQQQEVWVQYSALQIALQAYHQSLKNHPGDTSISGFSLTRLFLLSFSQVNCDFDPYHEFMPLEPSFLITVICAKSHLCPTNLQCPNKTQQHSLQTC, encoded by the exons ATGTTGAAAATG CTTCAGCTATCAATCCAGCCATCGCCACAGCCAGAACTTGAGAGGGGTCTTCAGCCGCCACTCCCCACCCAAGATCCCTCTGAGACCCATCAACAAACCCAGCTCCAGCCTGAGATACAGCCGTCAGAGTCTAACcccgagcagcagcagcaagcaaAGCCACTGTGGATAAAACATAGAAAGCTGCTTCTCCTCTTTTGGGGGTTTTCTTTATGTGCTGCCTTTCTGGGACTAATTTACTATATGCATCAGAATCGTCAAAATAGGAGCAATAACCAGACAGTTACTG TGACTCCGTGTCTTTCCCCAGCCTGTCAGTGGGCGTCGGCTCGTCTGTCCATGTCTGCTGATCAGTTCAGGGAGCCCTGTGAATACTTCTTGTTCACATGTGGATCGGACAGACTCTCACCAGACAGAGGGGGAGGACAAAGAGGACAGGGCATCCCTGGACACCCACAGAATCAGAATGGGAAGTTTGTGTggccagagaggagaggacaaagTAAAGAGCGAGAAGACAGGGGactgagagagggaaaaatacTGGACAGAAAAACTGTGCTACTGCAGTATCTCCGGAAGATTTTGG AATCAAACGACAGTGCCAGTAGCTCAGCGGTGCAGAAAGCCAAAGGATTCTACCATTCCTGTTTGGACACAAGATCTATAGACAACGCTGGAGAAGAGCCCTTCCTCACACTCATCCAGAAA ctgGGAGGTTGGGCAGTATCAGGTCGGTGGAACCAGACTGATTTCAACTCCACCCTGAGCCTGCTAATGAGAGACTACGCCACCTTTCCATTCTTCAACCTCTATGTGGGCAAAGACCCAAAGGAAATTGCCCGTGGGACGACCAAAAGATACATACAG ATTGATCAGCCAGATCTGTTGATCCCGATTGAATGGAACAACAAGACGCAGAAGTCTCAAGCTAAAGCTCAG ACATTACGTCCCTTCTTGGCAACATGTCAGAGATACCTGGCGCTGTTGGGGGCCCcggacagcagcagcatgatCCACGTGGGCATGTTCATGTCTCTGTCCTCTGAGCTCGCTGTAACTGCTGCACCTCTGCAATATCGCCTGTCGAAAGGACAGCTCTATCAGCGCATGACCATCAAAGAGCTACAG ATCCAGGCCCCTGCCATTGATTGGTTGGGCTGTCTACAGGCCGCTTTCCATCCGCTGCGATTAATCGAAGACGATCATGTCCTTCTGCATAACCTACCCTACATGGTGCAAATGTCCCCCATCATTGGGAAATGGCTGAACAAGCATGAGCTGAGCACCAG CGGTCCCCTTCAAACTTATATGGTCCTGAATCTGCTGCACACCCTGATGCCTGCCCTGGACTCCAGATTTTCTGAAACAGCAAAGAATTTATCTGTAGCTCTGGGTAACACTGAAGGG GTAGCTCCTCGCTGGAAACACTGTGTGTTGGAGACTGAGAGGGGATTTGACTCAGTTCTTACACACCTTCTCAGTGAAAGGACAGCACACCGAGAG GCAAAGGAGATTgttcaaaacatattttcctccTTCAAGTCCAAATTACATGAACTCAAGTGGACGGATCAGAAGTCTCTCCAGTCTGTTATGAAAAAG GTTCAGTCTTTAATCCCAAGACTCTGGACTACAAGTGAGATCTCCAGTGAAGCTGAGCTTGACCTGCTTTTTTCTGAG GTGTCGGTGAGCACACATAGCTTCTTCTCCAACTATGTCCAGCTACTGTCCCTTTGGCAAAAGAAGCGCAGAAAACTCCTGACTGAGCAGATCGAGGCGTTTGATAT tctgtctgtcacacCACTTCTCCTGGGTAATGAGCTCCTCTTTCCCATGGGAATGTTTGTCCCCCCTCTCTTCCATCCAAACTATCCCAG GGCAATGAATTATGGTGCAATGGGTTTCCTTATCGCCAAAGATATCCTCCACTTGCTTCTGCCTGACA TCTACTCTCAGAGTGAGACGGTGCATGCTgtgggggggtgtgtgtgggcTCACTATCTCACTATGACAGAAAAAGCAAGCAGAGGTGGagcattttctctctcagcagCGCAGCAGCAGGAGGTGTGGGTGCAGTATTCTGCACTGCAGATAGCGTTGCAG GCTTATCATCAGAGTCTAAAGAACCATCCGGGGGACACCTCCATCTCAGGATTCTCACTCACTCGCCTGTTTCTCTTATCGTTTTCTCAG GTTAACTGTGACTTTGACCCCTACCATGAGTTCATGCCCTTGGAGCCCTCCtttttgattacagtcattTGCGCCAAATCTCACCTGTGTCCGACAAACCTACAGTGCCCAAATAAAACCCAGCAACATTCATTACAAACATGCTGA
- the LOC120784109 gene encoding histone H1-like produces MRRKTTARKASERGAQGNANNNITARGNTPLRLVKRTGRPTKTPTGKGLGKAGAKRLGRLLKRAIQHREEPAGRGQASLPKTPVRLFKHQILTEADNAPKTNTAQTKSASHHVSQLILSVVSHCKHRGGISMAELKQTLAAGGYDVTKNNGRVNVVTRRLVNNETIVQTTRNASFRLNRRMKADTMCVRISTVKSPKPKSDPKQSKTASKSPKGLEKSERRSIKTPKSRRISHKPKGKTSRRAAKSHKPRGNTCKPAGKSQKLTSKTHKPAGTLHKSRRKTPKRRRKSLQPAGKKRRSSANPAARVQMGPLKVQKTRRRQPKRNRHPYKSSQKRQPPRRRLP; encoded by the exons atgcggAGGAAAACAACAGCCAGAAAAGCCTCGGAGCGGGGCGCACAGGGAAACGCTAACAACAACATTACAGCAAGAGGAAATACACCGTTGAGGCTGGTGAAACGAACAGGCAGACCCACTAAAACTCCGACTGGGAAAGGCCTCGGAAAAGCAGGAGCCAAACGCTTGGGCCGGCTACTGAAACGGGCCATCCAGCACCGGGAGGAGCCCGCAGGGAGGGGACAGGCCTCTCTGCCCA AGACTCCCGTTCGCCTTTTCAAGCATCAGATTTTAACTGAGGCTGACAATGCACCCAAGACAAACACTGCACAAACAAAGTCAGCCTCACATCACGTCTCCCAGCTCATCCTCAGCGTGGTTTCCCACTGCAAACACCGAGGTGGCATCTCTATGGCGGAGCTCAAGCAGACGCTGGCTGCTGGAGGCTACGATGTCACCAAGAACAACGGGCGGGTGAATGTGGTGACCAGAAGGCTGGTTAATAATGAGACAATTGTACAAACTACAAGAAATGCATCGTTCAGGCTGAACAGAAGG atgaaggcAGACACAATGTGTGTAAGGATTAGCACTGTGAAATCCCCAAAACCAAAAAGCGATCCGAAGCAGAGCAAAACAGCCAGCAAATCCCCCAAAGGACTAGAAAAGTCAGAGAGACGATCCATAAAGACTCCTAAATCAAGAAGGATATCACACAAACCAAAAGGCAAGACGAGCAGACGAGCAGCCAAATCACACAAACCAAGAGGTAACACTTGCAAACCGGCAGGCAAATCACAAAAGCTAACAAGCAAGACTCACAAACCAGCCGGCACATTGCACAAATCAAGAAGGAAGACACcgaaaaggagaagaaaatcGCTACAGCCAGCCGGGAAGAAACGCAGATCTTCAGCAAACCCAGCCGCACGGGTTCAAATGGGCCCACTGAAGGTTCAAAAGACTCGGAGACGTCAACCTAAGCGAAACCGACATCCATATAAATCCTCCCAGAAAAGACAACCACCAAGACGGAGACTTCCTTAA
- the nop2 gene encoding probable 28S rRNA (cytosine(4447)-C(5))-methyltransferase — MGRKLDPANKVKRGPGKKAKKQQGAENELAKFITDEETGPKRLSSRGRKRAAKRVHNLTKPEDVAEEQPKKGFTDENSQWLKPAKRKRKIDEPESEDDSDDHWEEEDEEDEEEQQQQQQQQQKKGAKDQGKKGAKSGVKQEEEEEEEEDDDDDDDDDDEMVDDYGTLDDGSGDEAAAEEESEGEELLPIERAAKKEKKLKETMAVGSDEVYDEEEEDSEGDDDDDDDDEEKSDADMDEEDTLQTNIDEMDKFRLPRAEESEKEGVLPLDLKTIHQRIKDNIDVLCNFSTKREEGKERAEYISLLKKDLCTYYSYNNFLIEKLIDLFPLSELVDFLEANEIHRPITIRTNTLKTRRRDLAQALINRGVNLDPLGKWSKVGLVIYDSSVPIGATPEYLAGQYMLQGASSFLPVMALSPQEGELVLDMSSAPGGKTTYIAQLMRNTGVIVANDANAERLKSVVGNIHRLGVTNTVVSNYDGRQFPKVMGGFDRVLLDAPCSGTGVIAKDPAVKTSKDEADIQRSAHLQKELILSAIDSVDAESPSGGYLVYCTCSIMVEENEWVVDYALKKRNVKLVPTGLDFGKEGFTRFKERRFHPSLRLSRRFYPHSHNMDGFFVAKLKKFSNVIPTVPAGKEEENSEAPEVTVVTESPQGKPSKSDKTNKTVPGKAGSSKGKAQANGTAAKEKANIKSKGKKKLPAGPKKAKVAKMDRETGKGGEAKKPAMKTTEETKASKANTKGGSRFEKKQAQKRKSPMKGKNRMGKNKFKKLKHMLQKQNGE; from the exons ATGGGTCGGAAGTTGGATCCCGCCAACAAGGTGAAAAGAGGGCCGGGGAAAAAAGCCAAGAAACAACAGGGAGCAGAGAACGAGTTGGCCAAGTTTATAACTGATG AGGAAACTGGACCAAAACGTCTGTCAAGTAGAGGCAGGAAAAG AGCTGCAAAGAGAGTCCACAATTTAACAAAGCCTGAAGATGTTGCTGAGGAACAGCCCAAGAAAG GATTCACTGATGAGAACAGTCAATGGTTGAAACCAGCAAAGAGGAAGCGCAAAATTGATGAACCTGAAAGTGAGGATGACAGTGATGATCACtgggaggaagaagatgaggaggatgaggaggagcaacaacaacaacaacaacagcagcagaagaaaggaGCAAAAGACCAAGGAAAGAAGGGTGCAAAATCAGGAgtgaaacaggaggaggaggaggaggaggaggaggatgacgacgatgatgatgatgatgatgatgaaatggTTGATGACTACGGCACACTTGATGACGGCAGTGGagatgaagcagcagcagaagaagagagtgagggagaggaa cTCCTTCCTATTGAGCGTGCGgccaagaaagagaaaaagctgaaagaaaCCATGGCTGTAGGAAGTGACGAAGTTTacgatgaggaggaggaagacagcgaaggtgatgatgatgacgatgatgatgatgaagagaaatCGGATGCTGACATGGATGAGGAAGACACGTTACAAACCAACATAGATGAAATGGATAAATTTAGGCTACCTAGGGCAGAAGAGAGCGAGAAGGAAG GTGTCCTGCCTCTAGACCTGAAGACAATTCATCAAAGAATAAAGGACAACATTGATGTCCTCTGTAATTTCTCAACaaaaagggaggaggggaaagaaaggGCAGAGTACATCTCTCTCCTCAAGAAGGATCTCTGCACCTATTACAGCTACAACAACTTCCTCATTGAGAAATTAATAGACCTCTTCCCTCTctcagag CTGGTTGATTTCCTTGAGGCCAATGAAATTCATAGACCTATCACTATTCggacaaacacactgaaaacgAGGAGGAGGGACCTTGCACAG GCCCTGATCAACAGAGGAGTGAATCTTGATCCACTAGGGAAATGGTCTAAAGTGGGTTTGGTGATCTATGACTCCTCAGTACCTATTG GTGCAACGCCAGAGTACCTGGCTGGTCAGTACATGCTGCAAGGAGCCTCCAGTTTTCTGCCAGTCATGGCACTTTCTCCACAGGAGGGAGAGTTAGTGTTGGACATGAGCTCAGCTCCAGGAGGCAAGACCACTTATATTG CACAGCTGATGAGAAACACAGGGGTGATCGTGGCTAATGATGCTAACGCTGAAAGATTGAAGAGTGTGGTGGGAAACATCCACCGTCTGGGCGTCACCAACACTGTGGTCTCCAACTACGATGGCAGGCAGTTCCCAAAG GTAATGGGTGGGTTTGATAGAGTACTGCTTGATGCTCCGTGCTCAGGCACAGGAGTCATCGCTAAAGATCCAGCTGTGAAGACCAGCAAG GATGAGGCAGACATCCAGCGCTCTGCTCACCTGCAGAAAGAGCTGATTCTATCTGCCATAGACTCTGTCGATGCTGAGTCACCCTCAGGAGGATATCTGGTCTACTGCACATGTTCAATAATG GTCGAGGAGAATGAATGGGTGGTGGACTACGCTTTAAAGAAAAGGAACGTCAAATTAGTTCCCACAGGACTTGACTTTGGCAAGGAAGGCTTCACCAG GTTCAAAGAACGCAGATTCCATCCTTCTCTGCGACTCTCTCGCCGATTTTACCCTCATTCCCACAATATGGATGGGTTTTTTGTGGCCAAACTGAAGAAGTTCTCCAATGTAATTCCAACCGTGCCAGCAGGGAAAg AAGAAGAGAATTCAGAGGCTCCTGAGGTGACAGTAGTTACAGAATCTCCTCAGGGGAAACCGTCCAAAAGTGACAAGACCAACAAGACTGTCCCTGGTAAGGCAGGCAGCTCAAAGGGAAAAGCCCAAGCAAATGGAACAGCAGCCAAGGAAAAAGCAAACATCAagtcaaaaggcaaaaagaagTTACCTGCTGGACCAAAAAAGGCAAAGGTCGCCAAGATGGATCGAGAGACTGGGAAGGGGGGAGAGGCCAAGAAGCCTGCAATGAAAACAACTGAGGAGACTAAAGCATCAAAGGCTAACACAAAGGGAGGGAGCAGATTTGAGAAAAAGCAGGCTCAAAAGAGAAAATCACCCATGAAGGGAAAGAACAGAATGGGAAAGAATAAATTCAAAAAGTTGAAGCACATGCTGCAAAAGCAAAACGGAGAGTGA
- the emg1 gene encoding ribosomal RNA small subunit methyltransferase NEP1, with product MAAPDGKKRGLEHLDEYEPKPAKHLRSLHDRMAERRLVVILEGASLETVKVGKTFELLNCDQHKNMIVKSGRDPGHIRPDITHQCLLMLMDSPLNRAGLLQVYIHTEKNALIEINPQTRIPRTFTRFCGLMVQLLHKLSVRAADGPQRLLRMIKNPVSDHLPPGCPRITTSFSAGEAVCPRTLVPEGPAAVVIGAFAHGAVNVDYTEKTVSISNYPLSAALTCAKMCSAFEEVWGVL from the exons ATGGCGGCACCTGATGGGAAGAAGCGTGGTCTTGAACATTTGGACGAATATGAACCCAAACCAGCCAAACACCTCCGCAGCCTGCATGACCGTATGGCGGAGCGGAGACTGGTTGTTATTCTGGAGGGAGCATCTTTAGAAACGGTGAAG GTCGGAAAAACATTTGAGCTGTTAAACTGTGACCAGCACAAAAATATGATCGTCAAAAGTGGAAGAGATCCAGGACACATAAGACCAGATATCACACATCAG TGTCTGCTCATGCTGATGGACAGTCCACTGAACAGGGCAGGCCTGCTGCAGGTTTACatccacacagagaaaaacgCCTTAATAGAGATCAACCCACAGACCCGCATCCCAAGAACCTTCACCCGCTTCTGTGGCCTCATGG TTCAGCTGCTGCACAAGCTGAGTGTCAGAGCCGCTGATGGTCCACAGAGGCTTCTGAGGATGATTAAAAACCCAGTGTCCGACCACCTGCCTCCTGGCTGCCCTCGCATCACCACCTCCTTCTCTGCGGGAGAAGCTGTCTGCCCCCGGACTCTGGTGCCAGAGGGACCAGCTGCAGTGGTGATTGGAGCATTTGCACATGGAGCG GTGAATGTGGACTACACAGAGAAGACTGTGTCAATCAGTAACTACCCGCTGTCTGCAGCACTGACCTGTGCCAAGATGTGCTCTGCCTTCGAGGAGGTGTGGGGTGTCCTGTGA
- the ing4 gene encoding inhibitor of growth protein 4 has protein sequence MAAGMYLEHYLDSIENLPFELQRNFNLMRDLDQRTEDLKGQIDSLAKEYTANARTLSSEQKLSILRQIQQSYSKCKEFGDDKVQLAMQTYEMVDKHIRRLDTDLARFEADLKEKQIESTDYDSTSSKGKKGDSRQKEKKTAKTRSKVKSSDEDGSPKSAQKKVKLLQPGEFNSPSSNFGNVHPSDVLDMPVDPNEPTYCLCHQVSYGEMIGCDNTDCSIEWFHFACVGLTTKPRGKWYCPRCSQDRKRK, from the exons ATGGCGGCGGGGATGTATTTGGAGCATTATTTGGACA GCATAGAAAACCTGCCGTTCGAGTTGCAGAGAAACTTCAATTTGATGAGGGATCTAGATCAACGTACAGAGG ATCTAAAAGGACAGATAGACTCTCTGGCTAAAGAATACACAGCCAATGCCCGCACTCTTTCCTCTGAGCAAAAGCTGTCTATTCTGAGGCAGATTCAGCAGTCTTACAGTAAATGCAAGGAGTTTGGAGATGATAAAGTGCAGCTGGCCATGCAGACCTATGAAATG GTCGACAAGCACATCAGACGTCTTGACACTGACCTGGCTCGGTTTGAGGCTGACCTGAAGGAAAAGCAGATTGAGAGCACAGACTATGATTCCACCTCCAGTAAGGGGAAGAAAG GTGACTCcagacagaaggaaaagaagacagCTAAAACAAGGTCTAAAGTGAAGAGTTCCGATGAAGATGGCAGTCCCAAGAGTGCACAGAAGAAAGTCAAACTCCTTCAACC AGGAGAATTCAACAGCCCTTCCTCCAACTTCGGAAATGTGCACCCATCTGATGTGCTGGACATGCCAGTGGACCCCAACGAACCCACCTACTGTCTGTGTCATCAGGTCTCTTATGGCGAGATGATCGGCTGTGACAACACTGAT TGCTCCATTGAGTGGTTCCATTTTGCATGCGTGGGCCTGACAACCAAACCGAGAGGAAAATG GTACTGTCCAAGATGCTCccaagacagaaagagaaaataa
- the kel gene encoding kell blood group glycoprotein isoform X1, giving the protein MSETPVELELQLSIQPSPQPELERGLQPPLPTQDPSETHQQTQLQPEIQPSESNPEQQQQAKPLWIKHRKLLLLFWGFSLCAAFLGLIYYMHQNRQNRSNNQTVTVTPCLSPACQWASARLSMSADQFREPCEYFLFTCGSDRLSPDRGGGQRGQGIPGHPQNQNGKFVWPERRGQSKEREDRGLREGKILDRKTVLLQYLRKILESNDSASSSAVQKAKGFYHSCLDTRSIDNAGEEPFLTLIQKLGGWAVSGRWNQTDFNSTLSLLMRDYATFPFFNLYVGKDPKEIARGTTKRYIQIDQPDLLIPIEWNNKTQKSQAKAQTLRPFLATCQRYLALLGAPDSSSMIHVGMFMSLSSELAVTAAPLQYRLSKGQLYQRMTIKELQIQAPAIDWLGCLQAAFHPLRLIEDDHVLLHNLPYMVQMSPIIGKWLNKHELSTSGPLQTYMVLNLLHTLMPALDSRFSETAKNLSVALGNTEGVAPRWKHCVLETERGFDSVLTHLLSERTAHREAKEIVQNIFSSFKSKLHELKWTDQKSLQSVMKKVQSLIPRLWTTSEISSEAELDLLFSEVSVSTHSFFSNYVQLLSLWQKKRRKLLTEQIEAFDILSVTPLLLGNELLFPMGMFVPPLFHPNYPRAMNYGAMGFLIAKDILHLLLPDIYSQSETVHAVGGCVWAHYLTMTEKASRGGAFSLSAAQQQEVWVQYSALQIALQAYHQSLKNHPGDTSISGFSLTRLFLLSFSQVNCDFDPYHEFMPLEPSFLITVICAKSHLCPTNLQCPNKTQQHSLQTC; this is encoded by the exons ATGAGTGAAACACCAGTAGAGCTTGAG CTTCAGCTATCAATCCAGCCATCGCCACAGCCAGAACTTGAGAGGGGTCTTCAGCCGCCACTCCCCACCCAAGATCCCTCTGAGACCCATCAACAAACCCAGCTCCAGCCTGAGATACAGCCGTCAGAGTCTAACcccgagcagcagcagcaagcaaAGCCACTGTGGATAAAACATAGAAAGCTGCTTCTCCTCTTTTGGGGGTTTTCTTTATGTGCTGCCTTTCTGGGACTAATTTACTATATGCATCAGAATCGTCAAAATAGGAGCAATAACCAGACAGTTACTG TGACTCCGTGTCTTTCCCCAGCCTGTCAGTGGGCGTCGGCTCGTCTGTCCATGTCTGCTGATCAGTTCAGGGAGCCCTGTGAATACTTCTTGTTCACATGTGGATCGGACAGACTCTCACCAGACAGAGGGGGAGGACAAAGAGGACAGGGCATCCCTGGACACCCACAGAATCAGAATGGGAAGTTTGTGTggccagagaggagaggacaaagTAAAGAGCGAGAAGACAGGGGactgagagagggaaaaatacTGGACAGAAAAACTGTGCTACTGCAGTATCTCCGGAAGATTTTGG AATCAAACGACAGTGCCAGTAGCTCAGCGGTGCAGAAAGCCAAAGGATTCTACCATTCCTGTTTGGACACAAGATCTATAGACAACGCTGGAGAAGAGCCCTTCCTCACACTCATCCAGAAA ctgGGAGGTTGGGCAGTATCAGGTCGGTGGAACCAGACTGATTTCAACTCCACCCTGAGCCTGCTAATGAGAGACTACGCCACCTTTCCATTCTTCAACCTCTATGTGGGCAAAGACCCAAAGGAAATTGCCCGTGGGACGACCAAAAGATACATACAG ATTGATCAGCCAGATCTGTTGATCCCGATTGAATGGAACAACAAGACGCAGAAGTCTCAAGCTAAAGCTCAG ACATTACGTCCCTTCTTGGCAACATGTCAGAGATACCTGGCGCTGTTGGGGGCCCcggacagcagcagcatgatCCACGTGGGCATGTTCATGTCTCTGTCCTCTGAGCTCGCTGTAACTGCTGCACCTCTGCAATATCGCCTGTCGAAAGGACAGCTCTATCAGCGCATGACCATCAAAGAGCTACAG ATCCAGGCCCCTGCCATTGATTGGTTGGGCTGTCTACAGGCCGCTTTCCATCCGCTGCGATTAATCGAAGACGATCATGTCCTTCTGCATAACCTACCCTACATGGTGCAAATGTCCCCCATCATTGGGAAATGGCTGAACAAGCATGAGCTGAGCACCAG CGGTCCCCTTCAAACTTATATGGTCCTGAATCTGCTGCACACCCTGATGCCTGCCCTGGACTCCAGATTTTCTGAAACAGCAAAGAATTTATCTGTAGCTCTGGGTAACACTGAAGGG GTAGCTCCTCGCTGGAAACACTGTGTGTTGGAGACTGAGAGGGGATTTGACTCAGTTCTTACACACCTTCTCAGTGAAAGGACAGCACACCGAGAG GCAAAGGAGATTgttcaaaacatattttcctccTTCAAGTCCAAATTACATGAACTCAAGTGGACGGATCAGAAGTCTCTCCAGTCTGTTATGAAAAAG GTTCAGTCTTTAATCCCAAGACTCTGGACTACAAGTGAGATCTCCAGTGAAGCTGAGCTTGACCTGCTTTTTTCTGAG GTGTCGGTGAGCACACATAGCTTCTTCTCCAACTATGTCCAGCTACTGTCCCTTTGGCAAAAGAAGCGCAGAAAACTCCTGACTGAGCAGATCGAGGCGTTTGATAT tctgtctgtcacacCACTTCTCCTGGGTAATGAGCTCCTCTTTCCCATGGGAATGTTTGTCCCCCCTCTCTTCCATCCAAACTATCCCAG GGCAATGAATTATGGTGCAATGGGTTTCCTTATCGCCAAAGATATCCTCCACTTGCTTCTGCCTGACA TCTACTCTCAGAGTGAGACGGTGCATGCTgtgggggggtgtgtgtgggcTCACTATCTCACTATGACAGAAAAAGCAAGCAGAGGTGGagcattttctctctcagcagCGCAGCAGCAGGAGGTGTGGGTGCAGTATTCTGCACTGCAGATAGCGTTGCAG GCTTATCATCAGAGTCTAAAGAACCATCCGGGGGACACCTCCATCTCAGGATTCTCACTCACTCGCCTGTTTCTCTTATCGTTTTCTCAG GTTAACTGTGACTTTGACCCCTACCATGAGTTCATGCCCTTGGAGCCCTCCtttttgattacagtcattTGCGCCAAATCTCACCTGTGTCCGACAAACCTACAGTGCCCAAATAAAACCCAGCAACATTCATTACAAACATGCTGA